A stretch of the Ascaphus truei isolate aAscTru1 chromosome 4, aAscTru1.hap1, whole genome shotgun sequence genome encodes the following:
- the LOC142492331 gene encoding uncharacterized protein LOC142492331: protein MVFTWQLLLFVLNRSTTPGVAPEGHVSPETEQVSSPGSASSTHLEEHDEEDFDDDDDDDDDDAAAAAIDTQIQASDHEEVPIETVLPPKRPANTTYDAIVASEGKIVEAENRRHSDLMTVLERMIALQEETVSQLAHLHRVFIEVPKQLQKINTSFEALVVQQTQANYWRMTNVPQFNTSQAGSVHAGQFSPHASDIHSPGPNVTSQVADIAVQVPDDILPLPSVQIQQLTPTKEATKRKHKQLLLTSFWSKTTKDTHETDQPSLVQCLPTCSHVSVGTRPVREQSLPKSPVRESLPKSPVGESLPKSPVGESLPKSPVGESLPKSPVGESLPKSPVGESLATSPVGESLATSPVGEQSLPKSPVGESLPKSPVGESLATSPAREVPEATQSGSVVPKVGGKRKRKIQETTSRPVTRSQKEQKK from the exons ATGGTGTTCACATGGCAACTGCTGCTATTTGTCCTAAACCGCTCTACCACACCAGGAG ttgcccctgaaggacatgtgtcacctgagactgaacaagtgtcttcacctgggtcagccagctcaacacacctagaag aacatgatgaagaggattttgatgatgatgatgatgatgatgatgatgatgccgccgccgccgccatagacacacaaatacaagcaagtgaccatgaagaggttccaattgaaactgttttaccgccaaaacgtccagcaaataccacatatgatgcaattgtagcttctgagggaaaaattgtggaagcagaaaatcgtcgccattctgacctgatgacagtgctggaaaggatgattgcactgcaggaagaaacagtttcacaattggcacatctccacagagtcttcattgaagtgcctaaacagttgcaaaaaatcaacacctcattcgaagcattagttgttcagcaaacacaagctaattactggagaatgactaatgtaccacaattcaacacctcacaggcaggatctgttcatgcaggtcagttttcaccacatgcttctgatattcattcaccaggcccaaatgttaccagtcaagtagcagacattgctgtgcaggttcctgatgacatcctaccgctgccatctgtacaaattcagcagctgacacctacaaaggaggccacaaaaagaaaacacaagcagttactactgaccagtttttggtcaaaaacaacaaaagacacacatgaaacagaccaaccatcacttgtgcagtgtctaccaacttgctcacatgtgtcagtgggcacaagacctgtccgtgaacagtcactacccaaaagccctgtacgtgagtcactgcccaaaagccctgtaggtgaatcgctgcccaaaagccctgtaggtgaatcgctgcccaaaagccctgtaggtgaatcgctgcccaaaagccctgtaggtgaatcactgcccaaaagccctgtaggtgagtcactggccacaagccctgtaggtgagtcactggccacaagccctgtaggtgaacagtcactacccaaaagccctgtaggtgagtcactgcccaaaagccctgtaggtgagtcactggccacaagccctgcccgtgaagtgccagaggccactcaaagtggctctgttgtacctaaagttggtggcaaaagaaaaaggaaaattcaagagacaacaagcaggcctgttactcgctcgcaaaaagaacaaaaaaaataa